A portion of the Parambassis ranga chromosome 22, fParRan2.1, whole genome shotgun sequence genome contains these proteins:
- the usp40 gene encoding ubiquitin carboxyl-terminal hydrolase 40 isoform X3, translating to MHRKGTNQHDVQELNRILFSALENSLVGTSGSTFIHRLYHGTIVNSIVCKECGNVSQRQEDFLDLTVCVCGVSSLEEALWNMFVEEELFEGNNLYRCAQCDRLVNAAKSAKLQKLPPFMTMSLLRFSFDFAKFERYKETGRYSFPLTINLRPFCEQTDGEDSDYTYDLFSVIIHKGGCYGGHYHVYIRDIDELGQWEPPEEDVKPKTQKKVKEVEKEVYEPKLQEDDPLSVLTAIIAQEPSKSVLLDQLGQKLMNEIGSSWSKKFRKHYGPIGKFLQSHNDVFMLVSNGTRVALKANPPSPVTELPGPAEQTINSSTTPDSGDSEQHPGPNQKPEPEPVQGSHWFDLNDSAVTSIRESDIEKQFQGKESAYMLFYRKTQLHRPQEALNNPPYKVPSHLIQMAQDENIKLHQMREKFEATNNTVELHLHLAPSYRLENGALQPLSKEPNGSIPLSFDRRKTVGDLRLAIYQMQELWEGDMALTVAKSLPAGLHLYNTLRDDSVSLYSAGIYTNTDLFVWNGREVCGASVLIGAEWEPVLLTVVRPYLGEDVEQHVEDEAEYEESKGGFENGGPGLKKEARGFAGGVTLSEVKEALGEPKESLLCQEHKGGKGREQGAGEGGGASGWRVFPPDDMQRTLKELSLKDGDALLVLEPQSFDSSVFTRNGDLVTVTTPSDSRWLQVEFRSHVKGGEGEKEEEGKRIKVLATGSTLLTEVKQRAIEELMLQELPGAQYCLRQVDCTGKLLPPVCEELSVRDAGVRLMTTLTLCPGKGPKASQLFLQFTVGTAPSAGMEMDIIVEKTCTVKECLQAMLDAVGIDGTCWHLRRLDWCEEVGEPLMEEDASLSELKISNGETLVVTEGHLPPKGFLKIPVWLYRDPKNVEADFNHTISGPAEEALMEDGQCPLVSGGNTAELKSVGLVEISDEAMLEDLKAQVLTLPALQDMCVPTTGFMRVWQMEGRRPARILRGPQVTLKKLKLSNGTDICVQQLLKEEDLGPKEVLLNVKMGVPGERFYYPPEELVWNASHDSSPRSLRSCLAAHFGLSPDSLLLAKHQPDKHMWEEISNWTQQVSKKKKKKKAESLLGAPFHLKDGDTIGVKNLLIDNNRKFTTVEDEQGQQRLREQAEQRRKGGQAAGSNDAGSQKKAGQTKSRKPEVALSINVGVFR from the exons ATGCATAGAAAG GGAACAAATCAGCATGATGTGCAGGAGCTGAACAGGATTCTGTTCAGTGCATTGGAGAACTCTCTTGTGGGCACCAGTGGCAGTACATTTATCCACCGGCTGTACCATGGGACTATTGTCAACAGCATCGTTTGCAAAGAGTGTGGGAATGTCAGCCAGAGACAG GAGGACTTCCTGGACctaacggtgtgtgtgtgtggtgtctccAGCCTGGAGGAGGCACTGTGGAACATGTTTGTGGAGGAAGAGTTGTTTGAGGGCAATAACCTGTACCGCTGTGCTCAATGTGACAGATTGGTTAATGCTGCCAAG TCTGCCAAACTACAGAAGCTGCCTCCGTTCATGACTATGTCTTTGCTGAGATTCAGCTTTGACTTTGCCAAATTTGAGCGCTACAAGGAGACAGGACGCTACAGCTTTCCCCTCACCATCAATCTCAGACCATTTTGTGAACAG ACTGATGGAGAGGACTCTGATTACACCTACGACCTGTTCTCTGTTATTATCCATAAGGGTGGCTGCTATGGTGGGCATTATCATGTTTACATTAGGGACATTGATGAACTCGGCCAATGGGAGCCACCG GAGGAGGACGTGAAACCCAAAACTCAGAAAAAAGTCAAGGAGGTGGAAAAGGAAGTGTATGAGCCAAAACTGCAAGAAGATgaccctctgtctgtccttacTGCCATTATTGCCCAG GAGCCCTCAAAGAGTGTCCTGCTGGACCAGCTGGGCCAGAAACTCATGAATGAGATTGGATCATCCTGGAGCAAAAAGTTCAGGAAACACTATGGTCCTATTGGCAAG TTCCTGCAGTCCCACAATGATGTTTTCATGCTGGTGTCCAATGGTACTCGGGTAGCACTGAAAGCAAACCCACCCAGCCCAGTGACTGAGCTCCCCGGCCCAGCAGAGCAGACCATAAACTCCTCAACAACTCCAGACTCAGGAGATTCTGAACAACACCCAGGACCAAACCAGAAGCCAGAACCTGAACCAGTG CAGGGTAGCCACTGGTTTGACCTCAATGACTCTGCAGTTACCTCCATCAGGGAGTCAGACATAGAGAAGCAGTTCCAGGGCAAAGAGAGTGCCTACATGCTGTtctacagaaaaacacagctgcacaggCCCCAGGAAG cctTGAACAATCCTCCATATAAAGTTCCATCTCACCTCATCCAGATGGCTCAGGACGAGAATATCAAGCTGCACCAGATGCG TGAGAAGTTTGAAGCCACTAACAACACAGTGGAGCTGCATCTGCACCTGGCACCCTCTTATAGGTTAGAAAATGGAGCCTTGCAGCCTCTCAGCAAAGAGCCAAATGGGAGTATTCCCCTCAGTTTTGACCGCAGGAAGACTGTGGGTGACCTGCGATTAGCCATTTATCAG ATGCAGGAACTCTGGGAAGGAGACATGGCTCTGACTGTGGCCAAGAGTCTTCCGGCAGGTTTACATCTCTACAATACTCTTAGAG ATGACAGTGTCTCCCTGTATAGTGCAGGgatctacacaaacacagatctgtttgtgtggaatggcagagag GTGTGTGGTGCGTCTGTGCTAATTGGAGCTGAGTGGGAGCCAGTCCTGCTGACTGTAGTCCGTCCATATTTGGGTGAAGATGTGGAACAGCATGTGGAGGATGAGGCAGAGTATGAGGAGAGCAAAGGTGGTTTTGAAAATGGTGGACCAGGACTTAAAAAGGAGGCAAGAGGGTTTGCAGGTGGTGTGACTCTGAGTGAGGTGAAGGAGGCTCTGGGGGAGCCAAAGGAGAGTCTGCTGTGCCAGGAGCataaaggaggaaaaggaagagagCAGGGTGCAGGAGAGGGTGGAGGGGCAAGTGGATGGAGGGTGTTCCCCCCTGATGACATGCAGCGGACTCTTAAGGAGCTGTCGCTGAAAGATGGAGACGCACTGTTGGTGTTGGAGCCACAGTCATTTGACAGCAG TGTCTTCACGCGGAATGGAGACCTTGTCACTGTGACGACACCTTCCGACAGCCGCTGGCTCCAAGTGGAGTTTCGATCACATGTAAAAGGAGGCGaaggggagaaagaggaggaagggaagaGAATCAAGGTTCTGGCCACAGGAAGTACG TTGCTAACTGAAGTGAAACAGAGGGCCATCGAGGAGCTGATGCTACAAGAGCTTCCAG GTGCACAGTACTGTCTGAGGCAGGTTGACTGCACAGGGAAACTCCTTCCACCAG TGTGCGAGGAGCTGAGTGTTCGGGATGCAGGGGTGCGACTTATGACCACACTGACTCTCTGTCCAGGAAAAGGCCCCAAGGCATCTCAG CTTTTCTTGCAATTCACTGTGGGtacagctccctctgctggcatGGAGATGGACATAATTGTGGAGAAGACGTGTACAGTGAAAGAG tgtCTACAGGCAATGCTGGATGCTGTCGGAATTGACG GCACCTGTTGGCACTTGAGGAGGCTCGATTGGTGTGAGGAGGTTGGAGAGCCACttatggaggag GATGCGTCTCTGTCAGAGCTAAAGATCAGCAACGGAGAGACTTTAGTTGTCACTGAAGGACATTTGCCTCCGAAG GGTTTTCTCAAAATACCTGTGTGGCTGTATCGGGATCCCAAAAATGTGGAAGCAGATTTTAACCACACTATCAGTGGCCCTGCTGAGGAGGCGCTGATGGAGGACGGTCAGTGTCCTCTTGTATCTGGTGGAAACACGGCTGAGCTGAAAAGTGTAGGACTGGTGGAGATATCAGACGAGGCCATGCTTGAGGATCTCAAAGCTCAG GTGTTGACGCTGCCAGCCCTTCAAGATATGTGTGTGCCAACCACTGGGTTTATGCGTGTTTGGCAGATGGAGGGACGGAGGCCGGCACGTATCCTCAGAGGACCACAAGTCACACTCAA GAAGTTGAAGCTGAGTAATGGTACAGACATTTGTGTGCAGCAGTTGCTAAAAGAGGAAGACCTTGG GCCCAAGGAAGTGCTCCTGAATGTTAAGATGGGAGTCCCAGGGGAGCGGTTTTATTACCCTCCAGAGGAGCTGGTTTGGAATGCATCCCATGATTCTTCACCTCGCTCTCTACGCTCTTGTCTGGCCGCACACTTTGGCCTCTCTCCTGACTCTCTGCTGTTAGCCAAACATCAACCAGACAAACACATGTGGGAAGAAATCTCCAACTGG ACTCAGCAGGtttccaaaaagaaaaagaagaaaaaggctgAATCGCTCCTGGGAGCTCCTTTTCACCTGAAAGATGGTGACACAATTGGTGTTAAG AACCTTTTGATTGACAATAACAGGAAGTTTACCACTGTGGAGGATGAGCAGGGCCAGCAGAGGCTCAGGGAACAAGCAGAGCAGCGCAGGAAAGG AGGGCAGGCTGCGGGCTCTAATGATGCTGGATCACAGAAGAAGGCTGGACAAACCAAATCCAGGAAACCAGAAGTGGCATTGTCAATCAACGTTGGGGTCTTCAGATAG